The following coding sequences lie in one Zingiber officinale cultivar Zhangliang chromosome 2B, Zo_v1.1, whole genome shotgun sequence genomic window:
- the LOC122049433 gene encoding cyclin-dependent protein kinase inhibitor SMR4-like, with protein MESREVAEEKEPSGGGWETPKRWECRIPAALRCPPPPRKKRHAPPLVGTRRVPPRNSYFDPPDLEALFAMATRREACA; from the coding sequence ATGGAGAGCCGGGAGGTGGCGGAGGAGAAGGAGCCGAGCGGCGGCGGCTGGGAGACGCCCAAGCGATGGGAGTGTCGCATCCCGGCGGCCCTCCGATGCCCTCCGCCTCCAAGGAAGAAGCGCCACGCCCCTCCGCTCGTCGGAACGCGTAGGGTTCCGCCGAGGAACAGCTACTTCGACCCGCCGGATCTCGAGGCCCTCTTCGCCATGGCAACGAGGCGAGAGGCTTGCGCTTAG
- the LOC122046830 gene encoding acetyltransferase At1g77540-like → MEANRPPEIVWDEKAQRFETEDKEAFLQYQINDILILLAAPGEDGEQEKAKKLPAVAMDMVHTYVPRSKRGLGLAARLCDAAFAHAQRHSMLVVPTCSYISETYLPRNPAWNSLLYNGELHSSM, encoded by the exons ATGGAGGCGAATCGGCCACCGGAAATCGTGTGGGACGAGAAGGCGCAGAGGTTCGAGACGGAGGACAAAGAGGCGTTCCTCCAGTACCAGATCAAcgacatcctcatcctcctcgccGCACCCGGCGAGGACGGCGAGCAGGAGAAGGCAAAGAAGCTACCGGCGGTGGCGATGGACATGGTGCACACGTACGTGCCGAGGAGCAAGAGGGGTTTGGGCCTCGCCGCCCGCCTCTGCGACGCCGCTTTCGCCCACGCCCAGCGCCACTCCATGCTCGTCGTCCCCACTTGCTCCTACATCTCT GAGACATATCTACCACGAAATCCTGCTTGGAATTCGCTGCTCTACAATGGCGAACTTCATTCATCGATGTGA